Proteins encoded within one genomic window of Geotalea daltonii FRC-32:
- a CDS encoding cation-translocating P-type ATPase: MTIDDNGIELSLGSFSNNLLREQRMHQIAIEEFCRRLRTSADSGLDPAEAARRLLKEGPNALVQHKRENEIIKFLRQMFNLFALLLWVGAGLSFVAEWLTPGEGNIFIAIALVGVVLINGSFSYFQQHKAEQIMASFRDMLPHMAKVIRGGELKQVPAAELVRGDLIMVEEGDQVPADARLVEVSGLKVNNASLTGESEPQLRTTYPTDKHLLDSRNAVFSGTMAQAGQGRALVFATGMKTQIGRAADLTQAVSVREIPIRSEIHHFTRLISTIAVIMGVGVFLVSLFFLQNPMLSKLIFAIGIIVANVPEGLLPTVTLSLSIAARRMAENKALVKNLESVETLGCTTVICTDKTGTLTCNRMEVKRLFLNECIHTEVDTNLEKEELERFLLVASLCNNAHLQQDDRNRYLGDPTEGALLVFCSRFQDVAAVQAASPRLYEEPFTAATKLMITINNVDGKQIACLKGAPDVAISMCDSILINGMAQPLTDNHKRAYLAAYEEFAGKGERVLLLAYCEVAPREAWENKDLPSGGFIFVGLVGMFDPPRAGVAEAVKAIRSAGVRVIMVTGDYQTTAIAIGRMIGIVTTQTPRLILGKELRDMSDAMLDWELEEKEVLFARLSPEQKLRIVQALQRHGHVVAVTGDGVNDAPALKQADIGVAMGLSGTDVAREAADMVLLDDNFATLLPAIKEGRTIFDNLKKSIAYTVTHAVPEVVPYLAFLLLGIPLPLTVMLILAIDLGTDMLPAIALASERSERDIMQLPPRSRSERLVNGRLIFVAYGFKGVIEAAAAFFAYFSVLHAGGWQFGMPLAAGSGLYPKAVSAFFAAIVLCQMANVLASKVQRQSLLQQGIFSNFRLWFGIGVELVLALSIIEWSPLHLLFGNASLSAGELVLAWPFALAILLLDELRRWLIRRNVRWVVRLTAG, encoded by the coding sequence ATGACTATTGACGATAACGGGATAGAATTGAGCCTGGGTTCTTTTTCTAACAACCTGCTACGAGAGCAGCGTATGCATCAGATCGCCATTGAAGAATTTTGCCGCAGGCTTAGAACCTCTGCAGACAGCGGGCTTGACCCGGCTGAGGCTGCCCGGCGCTTGCTGAAGGAAGGGCCCAACGCCCTGGTTCAGCATAAGCGTGAAAATGAGATCATCAAGTTCCTGCGGCAGATGTTCAATCTCTTTGCCCTGCTCCTCTGGGTCGGGGCAGGGTTGTCCTTTGTGGCGGAGTGGCTGACTCCCGGCGAAGGAAATATCTTTATCGCCATCGCCCTGGTGGGCGTGGTGCTGATTAACGGCAGTTTCAGCTATTTTCAGCAGCACAAGGCCGAACAGATCATGGCCTCTTTCAGGGACATGCTTCCCCACATGGCGAAGGTGATTCGCGGGGGGGAGCTTAAACAGGTCCCGGCGGCGGAGCTGGTCAGGGGGGACCTGATCATGGTGGAGGAGGGGGACCAGGTGCCGGCGGATGCACGCCTGGTGGAGGTATCCGGCCTGAAGGTGAATAACGCCTCCCTGACCGGAGAGTCGGAACCGCAACTGCGCACCACCTATCCGACCGACAAGCATCTTCTCGACAGCCGCAATGCCGTTTTTTCCGGGACCATGGCCCAGGCAGGCCAGGGCAGGGCGCTGGTCTTCGCAACCGGCATGAAAACCCAGATCGGACGTGCTGCCGACTTGACCCAGGCTGTGTCGGTGCGGGAAATACCCATCCGCAGCGAGATTCACCACTTCACCAGGTTAATTTCCACCATTGCTGTCATCATGGGAGTTGGTGTCTTTCTCGTCAGCCTGTTCTTTCTGCAAAATCCGATGCTGAGCAAGCTGATCTTTGCCATCGGTATCATCGTTGCCAACGTCCCGGAGGGGCTTCTTCCCACAGTCACCCTGTCCCTTTCCATTGCTGCCCGACGCATGGCGGAAAACAAGGCACTGGTCAAGAACCTGGAATCGGTGGAGACCCTCGGCTGTACCACGGTTATCTGCACCGACAAGACCGGCACCCTGACCTGCAACCGGATGGAGGTAAAGAGGCTTTTTCTCAACGAGTGCATCCACACGGAGGTAGACACAAACCTGGAGAAGGAGGAACTGGAAAGGTTCCTGCTGGTGGCAAGCCTTTGCAACAACGCCCATTTGCAGCAGGATGATCGGAACCGGTACCTTGGCGATCCCACAGAGGGGGCGTTGCTGGTTTTCTGCAGCAGGTTTCAGGATGTGGCTGCCGTGCAGGCAGCCTCTCCCCGGCTCTATGAAGAGCCGTTTACCGCCGCCACGAAACTGATGATCACCATCAATAATGTTGATGGAAAACAGATTGCCTGCCTTAAAGGTGCTCCCGATGTGGCAATTTCCATGTGCGACAGTATTCTCATCAATGGAATGGCGCAGCCTTTGACGGATAATCATAAAAGGGCTTATCTCGCTGCCTATGAGGAGTTTGCCGGCAAAGGCGAACGGGTGCTGCTTCTGGCCTATTGTGAGGTTGCGCCCCGTGAAGCATGGGAAAACAAGGATCTGCCATCCGGCGGTTTTATCTTCGTCGGCCTGGTGGGAATGTTCGATCCTCCCCGTGCCGGTGTCGCGGAGGCGGTGAAGGCTATCCGCAGCGCAGGGGTGCGGGTTATCATGGTTACCGGCGATTACCAGACGACCGCCATTGCCATCGGCCGCATGATCGGCATCGTCACCACGCAAACCCCCAGGTTGATTCTCGGCAAAGAGCTTCGTGACATGAGCGATGCCATGCTTGACTGGGAACTGGAGGAGAAGGAGGTCCTCTTCGCCCGATTGTCGCCCGAACAAAAGCTGCGTATTGTCCAGGCCCTGCAGCGCCACGGCCACGTGGTGGCTGTAACCGGCGACGGGGTCAATGACGCCCCGGCGCTGAAGCAGGCTGATATCGGCGTGGCCATGGGGCTTTCCGGGACGGATGTGGCACGGGAGGCTGCGGATATGGTGCTTCTGGATGACAACTTCGCCACTCTGCTGCCTGCCATCAAGGAAGGGCGCACCATCTTCGACAACCTGAAGAAGTCCATCGCCTATACGGTCACCCATGCCGTCCCGGAAGTGGTTCCCTATCTGGCTTTTCTTCTCCTGGGCATTCCCTTGCCGCTGACGGTGATGCTGATTCTTGCCATAGATTTGGGTACAGATATGCTGCCGGCCATTGCCCTGGCTTCCGAACGGTCCGAGCGTGACATAATGCAGCTTCCCCCGCGCTCCCGGTCGGAGAGGCTGGTGAACGGCCGGCTTATCTTTGTTGCCTACGGATTTAAAGGGGTGATTGAGGCTGCAGCCGCATTTTTCGCCTACTTCAGTGTTCTCCATGCCGGGGGCTGGCAGTTCGGCATGCCTCTGGCTGCAGGGTCAGGTCTTTACCCAAAAGCAGTATCCGCTTTCTTTGCGGCAATTGTCCTCTGCCAGATGGCCAATGTCCTTGCCAGCAAAGTCCAGCGCCAGTCGCTGCTGCAGCAGGGCATTTTCTCCAATTTTCGGCTTTGGTTCGGAATAGGGGTCGAACTGGTCCTGGCGCTGTCGATCATTGAATGGTCGCCGCTGCATCTTCTTTTCGGCAACGCATCGCTTTCTGCAGGGGAGCTGGTCCTTGCCTGGCCGTTCGCCCTGGCGATTCTTCTTCTGGACGAACTGCGACGTTGGTTGATAAGACGCAATGTGCGCTGGGTGGTCAGGTTGACTGCAGGTTGA
- a CDS encoding class II fructose-bisphosphate aldolase encodes MANGSDFTKALEIGRPPNVAKLFPNSKALLVSGKVIDRAMGAKGNAIALAANGRNHFVIRGVLQAAQRANAAVIIEIAKSEGGRSAYCPVNYWNMARQVDAVCNELGITVPVAIHADHYGIKSDKDLAEAKVEVPTMFEAGITSIAIDASHLPDDKNLLANIAINPSIPSWAGLETEVGEIKGSQGLSTVPEALFLIQGLNAHDIFPDWIALNNGTTHGLEASDAGIQVGLTAEIHHALEKYKVSGAQHGTSGNSSDRLREIARKTATTKANVATALQMISWGLEVNDYGNAQLDANGNFIKVKGEGVTEEMWVEMVAYAESKGWKKGDYKSLNLPFENKLLAQPKEVRERMARRVEDFAYKMITEVLNSQDTAQLAIQAILKAGSYDVGAKIGRIEDPAQWTEGKIVERAATIGGDKGPSGNFDD; translated from the coding sequence ATGGCAAACGGTTCGGATTTTACAAAAGCACTCGAGATTGGCCGTCCACCCAACGTGGCAAAGCTGTTCCCCAACTCGAAAGCACTGCTGGTGAGCGGCAAGGTTATAGATAGGGCGATGGGTGCGAAGGGGAATGCCATTGCCCTGGCCGCCAACGGCAGGAATCACTTCGTCATCAGAGGCGTACTGCAGGCTGCCCAGCGCGCAAACGCGGCTGTAATTATCGAGATAGCCAAGTCGGAGGGGGGCAGATCCGCCTATTGTCCTGTCAACTACTGGAACATGGCCCGCCAGGTGGATGCTGTCTGCAACGAACTGGGCATCACCGTGCCGGTGGCTATTCATGCGGACCATTACGGCATCAAGAGCGACAAGGACCTGGCCGAAGCAAAGGTAGAGGTTCCCACCATGTTCGAGGCAGGCATTACCTCCATTGCCATCGACGCCTCCCATCTTCCCGACGACAAGAACCTGCTGGCCAATATCGCTATCAACCCGTCGATTCCTTCCTGGGCAGGCCTGGAGACCGAAGTTGGTGAGATCAAGGGGAGTCAGGGCCTTTCCACGGTGCCCGAAGCGCTTTTCCTTATCCAGGGGCTCAATGCCCATGATATTTTTCCCGACTGGATCGCCCTGAACAATGGGACTACACATGGCCTGGAGGCAAGCGATGCCGGCATTCAGGTAGGTCTTACCGCCGAGATTCACCATGCCCTGGAAAAATACAAGGTCTCTGGCGCCCAGCACGGCACTTCGGGCAACAGCTCGGACAGGTTGCGCGAGATTGCCAGGAAGACTGCCACCACCAAGGCCAACGTCGCCACGGCGCTGCAGATGATTTCCTGGGGCCTTGAAGTAAACGATTACGGCAATGCACAGCTGGACGCCAACGGCAACTTCATCAAGGTAAAGGGCGAAGGCGTCACCGAGGAGATGTGGGTGGAAATGGTTGCCTATGCCGAATCCAAGGGCTGGAAAAAGGGAGACTACAAGAGCCTTAACCTGCCATTCGAAAATAAACTTCTGGCTCAGCCGAAAGAAGTCAGGGAGAGAATGGCCAGGCGGGTGGAAGATTTTGCCTACAAGATGATCACCGAAGTTCTGAACTCGCAGGATACGGCGCAGCTGGCAATCCAGGCCATCCTCAAGGCGGGCTCCTACGATGTGGGCGCCAAGATTGGCCGTATCGAAGACCCTGCCCAATGGACCGAGGGCAAGATCGTTGAAAGGGCGGCTACAATCGGCGGGGACAAGGGACCGTCCGGAAATTTCGACGACTGA
- a CDS encoding PilZ domain-containing protein, giving the protein MVNNRNFSRVSFAIDALVTQAEITIKGEVRNISLQGLYIETDGKLDAGLPVDVSIQLSGTTPEVAIKATGSVVRIDENGVGIKFSKIDVDSFAHLRNVVSYQCGDGDKVIGEFFKYLDGQSK; this is encoded by the coding sequence TTGGTAAACAATCGCAATTTTTCCCGTGTGAGCTTTGCCATCGATGCTTTGGTAACCCAGGCGGAAATCACCATCAAAGGCGAAGTGAGGAATATCAGCTTGCAGGGGCTGTATATTGAAACCGATGGGAAGCTTGATGCCGGTCTCCCGGTGGATGTCTCCATTCAACTCAGTGGTACGACGCCGGAAGTGGCGATCAAGGCGACCGGCAGTGTTGTCAGGATCGATGAAAACGGCGTCGGCATAAAATTCAGCAAAATAGATGTGGATTCTTTTGCTCACCTGCGCAACGTCGTCTCTTATCAGTGTGGGGATGGAGACAAGGTTATCGGTGAATTTTTCAAGTACCTTGATGGTCAGAGCAAATGA
- a CDS encoding HD domain-containing protein produces MTMLEIPLLKAWFAEYCRSFASSDQEKQRNFSLKEYHTHKVCENIRSITLGESLSPEKQDIAEIIALFHDLGRFEQYRRYKTFKDSDSINHAALSADILQEKNVLAALANAERELILKSVRLHNVFSIPQNLTQEEILFLKLIRDADKLDIWRVFIDFYALPETERASAAGLGFPDLPEYSPEVLATLNSRRMVSLSMLKTLNDFKLLQLSWVFDLNFTTSFRILQERAYIDHLSATLPKDERILDAVVTLKTFVHERLT; encoded by the coding sequence ATGACAATGCTGGAAATTCCCTTACTAAAGGCCTGGTTTGCCGAGTATTGCCGTTCTTTCGCTTCTTCGGATCAAGAGAAACAACGGAACTTTTCTCTCAAGGAATACCACACCCACAAGGTCTGCGAAAACATTCGGTCTATTACGCTGGGTGAATCGCTTAGCCCGGAAAAGCAGGACATTGCCGAGATCATTGCTCTCTTTCATGATCTGGGGCGTTTTGAACAGTACCGCCGCTACAAGACGTTCAAGGATAGCGACTCCATAAATCATGCTGCCCTAAGTGCCGATATTCTTCAGGAAAAAAATGTGCTTGCCGCCCTCGCCAACGCTGAACGGGAGCTCATCCTGAAGTCCGTTCGGCTGCACAATGTCTTTAGCATCCCGCAGAACCTGACTCAGGAAGAAATCCTGTTTTTGAAGCTGATCCGTGATGCCGACAAACTTGATATCTGGCGTGTTTTCATAGACTTTTATGCTTTGCCGGAGACTGAGCGTGCCTCGGCGGCTGGACTCGGCTTTCCCGACCTTCCCGAATACTCTCCTGAAGTGCTGGCAACTCTGAACAGCAGGCGCATGGTGAGCCTGTCCATGCTGAAGACTTTGAATGACTTCAAGCTACTGCAGCTTTCCTGGGTCTTCGACCTGAACTTCACTACCTCGTTCAGAATATTGCAGGAGCGGGCTTATATAGACCATCTCTCGGCAACATTGCCGAAAGACGAGAGAATCCTGGATGCCGTGGTCACCCTCAAGACATTTGTTCATGAAAGATTGACATAG
- a CDS encoding Tim44 domain-containing protein → MKKTARIMAVFAVLSLLTVTFMESAADARIGGGRSSGSRGSRSYSAPASPSTRTSPYQTSPSNPGAGTYSRSPYQQQPGGGFLRSMAGGIMGGMLGGMLFRSLGFGGGGAMGGGGIGLFEILLLAGIGYLIYRFVKKNRETAPATYGQTGYQGGTVTPISSGSGYEAVQPASDDLTTGLSHIRQMDPSFDEQRFNDGVMDMFFKVQGAWMNRDLSPVNGIFTDEMRRILQEDVERLLRDRQVNRLENIAVRNVEIAEVWQESGQDFITAQIYANLLDYTTDDTTGAVVSGSKTDPVKFEEYWTFTRPVGNNQWRLSAINQK, encoded by the coding sequence ATGAAAAAAACAGCGAGAATAATGGCAGTCTTTGCAGTTCTTTCGCTTCTGACAGTGACCTTCATGGAATCCGCAGCCGATGCCCGGATTGGGGGAGGTCGTTCCAGTGGAAGTCGTGGCTCGCGCAGCTATTCCGCGCCTGCCAGCCCATCCACCAGGACCAGTCCTTATCAGACCAGTCCATCGAATCCAGGGGCCGGAACATATTCCCGTTCCCCATACCAGCAGCAACCGGGAGGCGGCTTCTTACGCAGCATGGCGGGCGGGATCATGGGGGGAATGCTCGGCGGCATGCTCTTCAGGAGTCTGGGGTTCGGCGGAGGTGGAGCTATGGGGGGCGGCGGTATCGGACTTTTCGAGATCCTGCTTCTGGCCGGTATCGGCTATCTCATCTATCGCTTTGTAAAAAAAAATCGTGAAACTGCCCCAGCCACCTATGGACAGACAGGATATCAAGGGGGGACGGTGACTCCCATTTCCAGCGGCAGTGGCTATGAGGCAGTTCAGCCTGCGTCCGATGACTTGACTACAGGGCTTTCCCATATCCGGCAGATGGACCCCTCCTTTGACGAGCAGCGTTTCAACGATGGGGTCATGGACATGTTCTTCAAGGTTCAAGGGGCCTGGATGAATCGGGATCTGTCACCGGTGAACGGAATTTTCACCGATGAGATGAGGCGTATCCTGCAGGAGGATGTGGAACGGCTCCTGCGCGACAGGCAGGTGAACCGGCTGGAAAATATCGCCGTGCGCAATGTGGAGATTGCCGAGGTCTGGCAGGAATCGGGGCAGGATTTCATAACAGCCCAAATTTACGCAAACCTGCTGGATTATACCACCGACGATACAACGGGAGCGGTTGTCTCCGGCAGCAAGACCGATCCGGTAAAATTCGAGGAATACTGGACTTTCACCAGGCCGGTGGGGAACAACCAATGGCGGCTTTCGGCGATTAACCAGAAGTAA
- a CDS encoding HsmA family protein, translated as MLAKAVIFMNLALIFYTYAVFSGRREGLHRKHLLVFGIGLFFDYLGTRQMNFFAMAYGKAPEWHNISGISSLAGMAFHFLLALIASCLNRAEVINRTFHRVSLTIYSLWLIAFASGALSGMTRVMVKK; from the coding sequence ATGCTTGCCAAAGCAGTAATATTCATGAATCTGGCGCTGATCTTTTACACCTATGCGGTCTTCAGCGGCCGCCGGGAAGGTCTGCACCGCAAACACCTGCTGGTTTTCGGCATCGGCCTCTTTTTCGACTACCTGGGCACCCGGCAAATGAATTTCTTTGCCATGGCTTACGGAAAAGCGCCCGAATGGCACAACATCTCAGGCATCTCTTCACTGGCCGGCATGGCTTTCCATTTCCTTCTGGCGCTGATCGCCTCCTGCCTCAACCGCGCCGAGGTCATCAACCGCACCTTTCACCGCGTAAGCCTCACCATTTACAGCCTCTGGCTTATCGCCTTCGCCAGTGGCGCCCTTTCAGGCATGACGCGGGTTATGGTAAAAAAATAA
- a CDS encoding tRNA (cytidine(34)-2'-O)-methyltransferase — MVKNESFNIVLVEPEIPPNTGNIARLCGATGTILHLVGKLGFSTDDKTLKRAGLDYWSEVEIHYWPDLDTLKAAYPNGRFIYTSKKVAKTYVELEFRCGDFIVFGKETKGLPEDLIEANPATSVRIPIFGKVRSLNLSTSAGIVLYEALRQTGSLEGK; from the coding sequence ATGGTTAAAAATGAATCTTTCAATATCGTGCTGGTGGAACCGGAAATTCCCCCCAATACCGGCAACATCGCCCGCCTCTGTGGAGCGACAGGAACCATACTGCACCTGGTGGGCAAACTCGGTTTTTCCACCGATGATAAGACCTTGAAAAGGGCAGGTCTGGATTACTGGAGCGAGGTGGAAATACACTATTGGCCGGACCTGGATACACTGAAAGCTGCTTACCCCAATGGACGGTTCATCTACACCAGTAAAAAGGTGGCAAAGACATACGTGGAACTGGAATTCAGGTGCGGGGATTTCATCGTCTTCGGCAAGGAAACCAAGGGCCTGCCCGAAGACCTTATCGAGGCAAACCCGGCAACGTCCGTACGTATCCCCATTTTCGGCAAGGTGCGCAGTCTCAATCTGTCAACTTCTGCGGGCATCGTACTTTACGAAGCATTGCGTCAGACCGGCAGCCTGGAAGGCAAATAA
- the trpB gene encoding tryptophan synthase subunit beta, with the protein MQPHFQYLEVRVRVPDNKGHFGQFGGRYVSETLMPALLELEQAYKYYKKDRKFKEEFAYYLHQYVGRPNPLYYAEKLSKKLGGAKIYLKREDLNHTGAHKVNNTIGQGLLARRMGKKRVIAETGAGQHGVATATIAALFDMECEVFMGEEDIQRQSLNVFRMKLLGAKVTPVTAGTATLKDAMNEAMRNWVTHIQTTFYVIGTVAGPHPYPLMVRDFQSVIGREAKKQHLKVEGKLPDYLVAAVGGGSNALGLFYPFMDDMDVKMVGVEAAGYGIASGKHAAPLCAGTVGVLHGNKTYLLQDEFGQIAHAHSISAGLDYPGVGPEHAWLKDSGRAEYVSVTDDEALEGFKLLTREEGILPALESSHAIAHVIRLAPTLPREKTIVVCLSGRGDKDIHTVADVMGVEL; encoded by the coding sequence ATGCAGCCTCATTTTCAGTATCTGGAGGTCCGTGTGAGAGTCCCTGACAACAAAGGACATTTTGGTCAGTTCGGTGGCAGATATGTTTCTGAAACACTGATGCCGGCCCTGCTCGAGTTGGAGCAGGCATATAAATATTATAAAAAGGACCGAAAGTTCAAGGAGGAATTCGCCTATTACCTGCACCAGTATGTGGGGCGACCTAATCCACTCTACTATGCAGAAAAATTGAGCAAGAAACTGGGTGGCGCTAAAATCTACCTGAAGCGCGAAGATCTTAACCATACCGGAGCCCATAAGGTCAACAATACAATTGGCCAAGGGCTTCTGGCACGACGCATGGGGAAAAAAAGAGTTATTGCTGAAACCGGTGCGGGGCAGCATGGTGTTGCCACGGCAACCATTGCTGCTCTTTTTGATATGGAATGTGAAGTATTCATGGGAGAAGAGGATATTCAGCGGCAATCTCTGAATGTTTTCCGCATGAAGCTCCTCGGCGCCAAGGTTACGCCGGTCACTGCAGGCACTGCCACCCTGAAGGATGCCATGAACGAGGCTATGCGGAACTGGGTTACCCATATCCAGACCACCTTTTACGTGATCGGCACCGTTGCCGGCCCCCATCCTTATCCGCTGATGGTCCGTGACTTCCAGTCCGTCATCGGCCGTGAGGCGAAAAAACAGCATCTGAAGGTTGAAGGAAAGCTGCCCGACTACCTTGTGGCTGCCGTTGGCGGGGGAAGCAACGCCCTCGGCCTGTTTTATCCATTTATGGACGACATGGATGTAAAAATGGTGGGCGTTGAGGCTGCCGGCTATGGAATAGCCTCTGGCAAGCACGCGGCACCGTTGTGTGCCGGGACCGTCGGGGTTCTACATGGTAACAAAACCTACCTGCTCCAGGATGAATTCGGCCAGATAGCCCATGCCCATTCCATTTCCGCAGGCCTTGATTATCCCGGAGTCGGTCCTGAGCATGCCTGGCTGAAGGATTCCGGGCGTGCGGAATACGTGTCGGTAACCGATGATGAGGCACTGGAAGGATTCAAGCTCCTGACCAGGGAAGAGGGGATCTTGCCTGCACTGGAGTCATCCCACGCCATTGCCCATGTCATTAGACTGGCACCGACCCTTCCCAGGGAAAAGACTATAGTGGTCTGTCTCTCCGGCAGGGGGGATAAGGACATCCATACCGTTGCCGATGTGATGGGTGTTGAGTTGTAA
- a CDS encoding transglycosylase SLT domain-containing protein, translated as MKKTILILAAMLLMGVSCDKSHVNQAQAPVVGGDTELDREIRKVMEKGINLEERRRQVPAIAAAFARRTNPERARWLAALCYLKTLGTSFMPMDLAEIALAETGNHRLSARAVSHKGALGVWQLMPYRARSHGYEPEDMADDEKCAAAAVRELLSKMDMAKGDLVRAKKLYCGVGPAANAYEAKRRQFRREILDELGKLGLKEAVVKQYKAEQPS; from the coding sequence ATGAAAAAAACTATCTTGATTTTGGCAGCAATGCTTCTCATGGGGGTATCGTGCGACAAGTCTCATGTAAACCAGGCTCAAGCGCCTGTTGTTGGCGGAGACACGGAGCTCGATCGCGAGATTCGCAAGGTGATGGAAAAAGGGATAAATCTGGAGGAAAGAAGGCGCCAGGTCCCCGCCATAGCCGCGGCCTTTGCCCGCCGGACCAATCCGGAGCGGGCACGCTGGCTGGCCGCGCTTTGCTACTTGAAAACGCTTGGGACTTCATTCATGCCGATGGATTTGGCAGAAATTGCCTTGGCAGAGACAGGCAACCATAGACTTTCGGCAAGGGCCGTGTCCCATAAAGGCGCCCTTGGCGTATGGCAGCTGATGCCATACAGGGCAAGGAGCCATGGCTATGAGCCTGAAGACATGGCTGACGATGAAAAATGTGCCGCTGCTGCAGTTCGAGAACTGCTGAGCAAGATGGATATGGCCAAGGGAGACCTGGTCAGGGCAAAAAAACTATACTGCGGGGTGGGGCCGGCTGCCAATGCTTATGAGGCCAAGCGCCGCCAGTTCCGCAGGGAAATTCTCGATGAGCTGGGTAAATTAGGGCTCAAAGAGGCAGTGGTAAAGCAATATAAGGCAGAACAGCCTTCATAA